A window of Pseudoalteromonas sp. MEBiC 03607 genomic DNA:
GCTCACCAACTTGGTTAGCAAGTTTCATTGCCGCAGCTAAGCTTTCGCCAGCGCCGACCACTTCTTCAACAAGGCCAATTTCACGTGCTTTATCTGCTTTTAGGCGCTCGCCACATAAAATCATGCGTTTTGCCCAACCTTCACCGACAAGCCATGCAAGGTTTTGCGTACCGCCAGCACAAGGCAGTAAGCCAACTTTCGCTTCAGGAAGTGCCATTTGAGCTTGCTCTTCAGCAATACGAATATCACACGCAAGAGCCACTTCAAGACCACCGCCCATGGCATAACCATTAATTGCCGCGATTGATACACCTCGGAAATTTGTTAAAGCTTCAAATGCATCACCAAACACTTTAGACATGGTGGCTGCAACGCCTTTATCACCACTAGCAAATACGTTCAGATCGGCACCAGCACTAAAGAACTTTTCACCTTGGCCTGTAATCACTAATGCATAGACATTTTTGTTAGCATTTAGCTCAGTTACAGTGTCTTTAAGTGCTGTTAATGTATCTTGTGTCCAGGTATTCGCTGGCGGGTTATTCATGGTTAAAACCGCTACGTTACCTTCAATATTTAAATCAATCGATGGATTAGACATAGGTTGCTCCTTATAGAATGTCGCCAGCTGACTCAGCTAAGATACGACGTGCGATAATCACACGCATGATTTCGTTTGTGCCTTCAAGAATTTGATGCACACGTACGTCTCTAAAATGACGCTCTAATGGATATTCTTTGATGTAACCGTAACCGCCGTGAATTTGTAGTGCGTCGTCACATACTTTAAAACCAACATCTGTGGCAAAACGTTTTGCCATCGCGCAGTAAGTGGTTTTTTCGCTGTCACCTGTATCTAGTTTAAATGCGGCTAAGCGCACCATTTGACGAGCGGCAACAAGCTCAGTGTTCATGTCGGCAATTTTAAATTGCAGTGCTTGGAATGCAGCTAATGGCTTACCAAATTGCTCACGTTCTTTTAAGTATTCGCGCGCAGTATTAAGAGCAGCTTGTGCTGTACCTAATGAACAGGTAGCAATATTAATTCGGCCACCATCTAGGCCTTGCATTGCAAACTTAAAGCCTTCGCCTTCTTGACCTAGTAAGTTAGCCGCAGGAATTCTGACACCTTCAAAGCTAATTAAACGTGTTGGCTGTGCATTCCAGCCCATTTTTTCTTCAGCTTTACCGTATTCAATACCTGCTGCATCAGCTGGCACAACAAATGCCGAAATACCGGCTGCGCCTTCACCACCAGTGCGCGCCATAACCACAAGTAAGTCAGTTTCACCAGCACCCGAAATAAACATTTTAGAGCCTGAGATCACATACTCATCGCCCTCTTTAACCGCTTTGGTTTTTAGCGATGCGGCATCAGAGCCAGAACCTGGCTCTGTTAAACAGTAAGAAGCAAGTAACTCACCCATTACTAATTGCTCACAGTACTGAGCTTTAACGTCCTCAGTACCAAAGCTTGCAATCATCCAGGTTGCCATATTATGAATGGTCAACATAGCGGTCGTTGCTGTACAACCCATAGCAAGCTGTTCGAAAATAATGCTTGAATCTAGGCGAGATAAACCTAAGCCACCCGCTTCTTCTGGGGTATATAAACCACAAAAGCCAAGCTCACCGGCTGCTTTAATGGTGTCTTTAGGGAAAATGTGTTCTTGGTCCCACTTAGCTGCATTAGGCGCAAGTTCAGACTCTGCAAACTGACGGGCTGTTTCAGCAAACGCTTGCTGATCTTCGGTTAAATTAAAGTCCATAGTAGACCTCTATTTGTTGTCTTATTCTTGTGTGAATAACGATTGTTGTCGTTTAAATGTGTGTTCTTTGAGCGAGCGTGTGCTCGCTCAGCAGTAAATTAATTACGGCTTATTTAAGGTTGATACTCATGTTCGGACCTGAAGCGATATCATCTTCAAACCAACGTGAAGTAATTGTTTTCGTTTCTGTGTAAAAACGAATACCTTGCTTACCATAGGTGTGTTGATCGCCGTAGAAAGAACCTTTCCAACCTGTGAAAGAGAAAAACGGTAGTGGCACAGGAATTGGCACGTTAATACCAACTTGACCTACTTCGATTTCATGTTGGAATTTACGTGCAGCAGCGCCGCTTGATGTGAATAACGAAGTACCGTTACCGTAAGGCGAGTTATTGATAAGCTCAATCGCCTCATCGAGTGTATCTACAAACATACAAGCCAGTACTGGACCAAAGATCTCTTCTTTGTATAAATCCATTTCTGTTGTTACATCAGTAAATAATGTTGGGCCAACCCAGTTGCCTTGCTCGTAGCCTTCAACAGTAAAGTCAGAGCCATCAATTAAGCACGTTGCACCTTGTTCTTTACCACTTGCGATAAGTGATAAGATTCGATCTTTTGCCGCTTTTGATGTTTGTGGGCCGTAGGCCGCGTTTGCATCATCCCATACACCAGGGCGTACGTTTTCAAAGCCTGCTTTAATTTCATCAACCCAGTCTTTTGCTTGACCAACAAACACAGCAACCGAAATACCCATACAGCGCTGACCCGCAGCACCTACAGACGCACCTACTAGGTTGTTTACAACATGCGATTTACTTGCATCAGGCATAATAACCATGTGGTTTTTTGCACCTACACAAGCTTGCACGCGTTTAAGGTTTGCTGTGCCTTTTGAATAGATGTATTCACCTACACCACACGAACCAACAAATGAAATAGCGCGTACTGCTGGGTCTTCTAATAAACGGTCAACTTGTGGTTTTGTACCATGAACAACTTGTAACACCCCTTTTGGCGCACCCGCTTCAACAAATAGTTCAGCTAAACGCATTGGTGTTAATGGATCTTGTTCTGATGGTTTAAGAATAAAGGTGTTACCACACACAATAGCCAGTGGGAACATCCATAATGGGATCATCGCAGGAAAGTTAAATGGCGTAATACCTGCACAGACACCCAGCGGTTGCATGTAAGAATAGGTATCGATTTTACGCGCTACGTTTTCCATTGTTTCGCCCATCATGAGTGATGGTGCATTGGCTGCTTGCTCAACAACTTCAATACCACGCCAAACATCGCCTTTGGCATCTTCAAATGTTTTACCCAGCTCATGACAAATAATCGTCGCAAGCTCATCATGGTTTTCTTTTAGTAGTGCGGCGTATTTCATCATAATGCGCGCACGCTCAGAAATTGGCACTTCTTTCCATGTTTTAAACGTTTCTTTTGCAGAGGCAATGGCTGCATCCATTTCAGCATCCGTTGCACACGGAACTTGCGCTAACACTTCTTGGTTTGCAGGATTGATAACATCAATCAACTGCGTTGAACTTGATTGGGTAAATTCGCCGTTGATAAATAAAGGTACTTGGTGCATGAGGCACTCCTCCCCAGTGGGTATAAAGAGGCCGCAACATGATAGTTTTTAAAATACGTTGCGGCTGTGAGAGATTAAAATTCTAAAGCGATTAAATAGCTTCAACTGCCATAGCAACAGCTTCACCACCACCGATACACAGTGAGGCAACACCTTTGCTAAGACCACGATTCTTTAATGCATGAATTAAGGTAACTAAGATACGCGCACCGCTTGCACCAATTGGGTGACCAAGTGCACAGGCACCGCCGTTAACATTCACTTTGCTTTCATCAAGTTTTAACTCGTTAATTGCAAGCATAGTCACCATGGCAAACGCTTCGTTGATTTCCCATAAATCAACATCATTCACAGACCAACCGGCTTTTTCTAAAAGCGATTGCATCGCGCCAACTGGTGCTAAAGTAAATTCGCTTGGAGCTTGAGAATGTGTACTGTGAGCAACGATACGGCAAAGTGGTGTTAAACCTTGTGCTTTAGCATCTGATTCACGCATTAACACAAGCGCAGCTGCACCATCAGAAATTGATGACGAATTTGCAGCTGTAATCGTGCCGTCTTTTTTAAATGCAGGACGTAAACCTGGAATTTTATCAGGACGCGCATTGCCTGGTTGCTCATCAATCGCAACAGTCACATCACCTTTGCGTGTTGAGATAGTGTGCGCTGCAATTTCATTATCAAATGCGCCTGTTTCAATTGCGCTATTTGCTTTAGTCAGTGAGCTAAGTGCAAAGTTGTCCATTTGTTCACGACCAATTGAATATTGATCGGCAGTATCTTGTGCAAAACAACCCATTGCTTTGTTGTCGTAAGCATCTTCAAGGCCGTCACACATCATGTGATCTTTTACTTCGCCATGACCCATACGCATACCTGAACGTGCATTCGGTAACATATAAGGCGCGTTACTCATGCTTTCCATACCACCTGCAACAGCGGTGTTTATAGAGCCTGATTTAATTAAGTCATGAGCAAACATTGCAGCCTTTAAGCCAGAGCCACATACTTTGTTGATTGTTGTTGCGCCAGTACCTTGGTTAAGGCCTGCTTTTAACATTGCTTGGCGTGCCGGTGCTTGACCAAGACCAGCTGGTAATACACAGCCCATGATCACTTCGTCAATCTTATCGGCAGATAAACCAGCTTGCTCTAAGCTACTTTTAATAGCTGTAGCACCTAAATCAGTTGCGTGAGCACCACTAAGTGCGCCCATAAAACCACCCATAGGGGTACGTTTTGCGGCAACAATAACAACGGCTTCAGTAGTCATAATTGGCTCCATGTAAGTGGTTATCATCATGTGTTCAAATCATGTGTAACCAAACAGTTAATTTGTTATAGTTTAATTTCGATTTAATTCAGCATACATAATATTTACGTTTACGCCAACGTAAATCTAAAATCAACTTTTTTGCGGTCGTTAAAACTGTAAACTTATCTGTATTTTGTTGTATTAAAAATCGAACATCTGCTTACAAGGCTAGATAAATAGAGCTTTTCAACAAATCCAACCAGTTATCTTTATAAGTCTAAAGTATAACTCCTAAATCACCCTTTACCTTTACGTAAACTTCACTTATATTGGAGTTATTCGAATGAGGTAAATAAATCATGAAACAAGACAATCAAACAAACTTTGAAAGCGCAGCAGTTGAACCTGCTAGCAATGAGCAAACGTTTAGTATCAGCGAACTAGCAAAAGAATTTGATATTACCACCCGCTCTATCCGCTTTTACGAAGACCAAGGCCTGATATCACCTGAGCGCAATGGTCAAACCCGTATTTATTCAAAACGCGACAAAGTAAGACTAAAACTTATTCTACGCGGTAAACGCTTAGGTTTTACCTTAGCTGAAACGGGTCGTTTGTTTGAACTTTACGATGCTGATAAATCAAGCGCTAAACAGCTAGTGACTATGCTTGACCTTATCGCAGAGAAAAAAGCGGACCTAAGCCAACAAATGGACGACATTAAAGTTGTACTGATGGAATTGGTTACAGCAGAACGCCGCTGTCGTGAAACCCTTAATAATTTAGACGAATAACCTGACAACAATCTCGTCGACAGACTCTCACAGGAACACACATTATGAGCACTATTTCACTATACAAAGAAATGAACTTCGGACTTGGCGAAACAGCAGACATGATCCGCGATCACGTTAATAGCTTTGCTAGCCAAGAAATCGCACCACTTGCAGAACAAACAGATTTAGACAATGCCTTCCCTAATCAACTTTGGCCACAACTTGGCGAAATGGGTTTATTAGGTATGACAGTGCCTGAAGAATTTGGCGGTGCTGGCCTTGGTTACCTTGAGCACGTAATCGCAATGGAAGAAATTAGCCGTGCAAGTGCCTCGATTGGTTTAAGTTATGGTGCTCATTCAAACTTATGTGTTAACCAAATTAACCGTAATGGGTCACAAGCACAAAAAGAAAAGTACTTACCAAAACTTATCAGCGGTGAGCACATTGGTGCCCTTGCGATGAGTGAGCCAAATGCGGGTTCTGATGTTGTATCAATGAAATTAAAAGCTGAGAAAAAAGGTGATGTATTTGTACTTAACGGTAACAAAATGTGGATCACTAATGGTCCAGATGCCGATACCTTTGTTATCTATGCAAAAACAGATTTAAATGCCGGCCCTAAAGGCATCACAGCTTTCATCGTTGAACGTAACACTCCGGGATTCTCTACTGCGCAAAAGCTAGACAAACTTGGTATGCGTGGCTCTAACACCTGTGAATTAGTGTTTGAGAACTGCGAAGTACCAGCAGAAAACATTCTAGGTAACTTAAACGAAGGCGTAAAAGTACTTATGAGTGGCCTTGATTATGAGCGTGTTGTTTTAGCGGCAGGCCCGCTTGGCATTATGCAAGCATGTATGGACATTGTGGTTCCTTATATTCATGAGCGTAAACAATTTGATAGCCCAATTGGTCAGTTCCAGCTTATTCAAGGCAAAATCGCTGATATGTACACGCAAATGAAT
This region includes:
- a CDS encoding MerR family DNA-binding transcriptional regulator; the encoded protein is MKQDNQTNFESAAVEPASNEQTFSISELAKEFDITTRSIRFYEDQGLISPERNGQTRIYSKRDKVRLKLILRGKRLGFTLAETGRLFELYDADKSSAKQLVTMLDLIAEKKADLSQQMDDIKVVLMELVTAERRCRETLNNLDE
- a CDS encoding acyl-CoA dehydrogenase family protein, which encodes MDFNLTEDQQAFAETARQFAESELAPNAAKWDQEHIFPKDTIKAAGELGFCGLYTPEEAGGLGLSRLDSSIIFEQLAMGCTATTAMLTIHNMATWMIASFGTEDVKAQYCEQLVMGELLASYCLTEPGSGSDAASLKTKAVKEGDEYVISGSKMFISGAGETDLLVVMARTGGEGAAGISAFVVPADAAGIEYGKAEEKMGWNAQPTRLISFEGVRIPAANLLGQEGEGFKFAMQGLDGGRINIATCSLGTAQAALNTAREYLKEREQFGKPLAAFQALQFKIADMNTELVAARQMVRLAAFKLDTGDSEKTTYCAMAKRFATDVGFKVCDDALQIHGGYGYIKEYPLERHFRDVRVHQILEGTNEIMRVIIARRILAESAGDIL
- a CDS encoding enoyl-CoA hydratase, whose product is MSNPSIDLNIEGNVAVLTMNNPPANTWTQDTLTALKDTVTELNANKNVYALVITGQGEKFFSAGADLNVFASGDKGVAATMSKVFGDAFEALTNFRGVSIAAINGYAMGGGLEVALACDIRIAEEQAQMALPEAKVGLLPCAGGTQNLAWLVGEGWAKRMILCGERLKADKAREIGLVEEVVGAGESLAAAMKLANQVGEQSPVAVTACKELIQKGRTQPMAHALPLERELFVQLFDTQDQKEGVNAFLEKRKANWVNG
- a CDS encoding isovaleryl-CoA dehydrogenase; its protein translation is MSTISLYKEMNFGLGETADMIRDHVNSFASQEIAPLAEQTDLDNAFPNQLWPQLGEMGLLGMTVPEEFGGAGLGYLEHVIAMEEISRASASIGLSYGAHSNLCVNQINRNGSQAQKEKYLPKLISGEHIGALAMSEPNAGSDVVSMKLKAEKKGDVFVLNGNKMWITNGPDADTFVIYAKTDLNAGPKGITAFIVERNTPGFSTAQKLDKLGMRGSNTCELVFENCEVPAENILGNLNEGVKVLMSGLDYERVVLAAGPLGIMQACMDIVVPYIHERKQFDSPIGQFQLIQGKIADMYTQMNAARSYVYTVARACDRGETTRKDAAGAILYAAELATKMALDAIQILGGNGYINEYATGRLLRDAKLYEIGAGTSEIRRMLIGRELFTESR
- a CDS encoding acetyl-CoA C-acyltransferase, which gives rise to MTTEAVVIVAAKRTPMGGFMGALSGAHATDLGATAIKSSLEQAGLSADKIDEVIMGCVLPAGLGQAPARQAMLKAGLNQGTGATTINKVCGSGLKAAMFAHDLIKSGSINTAVAGGMESMSNAPYMLPNARSGMRMGHGEVKDHMMCDGLEDAYDNKAMGCFAQDTADQYSIGREQMDNFALSSLTKANSAIETGAFDNEIAAHTISTRKGDVTVAIDEQPGNARPDKIPGLRPAFKKDGTITAANSSSISDGAAALVLMRESDAKAQGLTPLCRIVAHSTHSQAPSEFTLAPVGAMQSLLEKAGWSVNDVDLWEINEAFAMVTMLAINELKLDESKVNVNGGACALGHPIGASGARILVTLIHALKNRGLSKGVASLCIGGGEAVAMAVEAI
- a CDS encoding CoA-acylating methylmalonate-semialdehyde dehydrogenase, producing MHQVPLFINGEFTQSSSTQLIDVINPANQEVLAQVPCATDAEMDAAIASAKETFKTWKEVPISERARIMMKYAALLKENHDELATIICHELGKTFEDAKGDVWRGIEVVEQAANAPSLMMGETMENVARKIDTYSYMQPLGVCAGITPFNFPAMIPLWMFPLAIVCGNTFILKPSEQDPLTPMRLAELFVEAGAPKGVLQVVHGTKPQVDRLLEDPAVRAISFVGSCGVGEYIYSKGTANLKRVQACVGAKNHMVIMPDASKSHVVNNLVGASVGAAGQRCMGISVAVFVGQAKDWVDEIKAGFENVRPGVWDDANAAYGPQTSKAAKDRILSLIASGKEQGATCLIDGSDFTVEGYEQGNWVGPTLFTDVTTEMDLYKEEIFGPVLACMFVDTLDEAIELINNSPYGNGTSLFTSSGAAARKFQHEIEVGQVGINVPIPVPLPFFSFTGWKGSFYGDQHTYGKQGIRFYTETKTITSRWFEDDIASGPNMSINLK